One Desulforhopalus sp. DNA segment encodes these proteins:
- a CDS encoding response regulator — MPQPRVVLLVDDDTICLAIAESMVKSFGFSTLIARDGFEALAVFQAHKEAIACVVLDIEMPRMDGIATFQQLKQIREDICVIIASGYLGEANMAKLVPLHPAGYLRKPLAYQTFTSMLEKCINR; from the coding sequence ATGCCACAGCCCCGGGTAGTTTTACTTGTCGATGACGATACTATTTGTCTGGCAATTGCCGAATCGATGGTGAAGTCCTTCGGCTTTTCGACCCTGATTGCTCGTGACGGATTTGAGGCACTGGCCGTTTTTCAGGCGCATAAAGAGGCAATAGCCTGTGTTGTCCTGGATATTGAGATGCCGCGCATGGACGGCATCGCGACGTTTCAGCAACTAAAGCAAATACGTGAAGATATCTGCGTCATCATCGCCTCAGGCTATCTTGGCGAGGCCAACATGGCCAAGCTGGTTCCCCTGCACCCCGCAGGATATCTGCGCAAGCCGTTAGCCTATCAGACCTTTACCAGCATGTTGGAAAAATGCATCAACAGGTGA
- a CDS encoding TRAP transporter substrate-binding protein has protein sequence MKKIFCSGTLVVALWALLATPTYSSAAAVTLKYANFFPPTHVQSKLAEEWCKAVEAKTEGRVKIEYYPGGSLLKDKQIYDGVADGIADIGFSVAAYTAGRFPIVSAFDLPFGYPSGVVATKVINDAYSKLNANDFKDTKLMYLHAHGPGLICTRNKEVKTLEDLKGLRIRSTGMSAEMVKALGATPVAMGMSDSYESLEKGVVDGSAHPVESNLGWKLGEVTKYLIRHYSCAYTTTFFVAMNKDKWAAIDAKDQQAIEAINKEWIVKHGQAWDDSDKAGAEAFLKKPGNAAIDLDAGESERWAAAVVPAIDAFAEGLSKKGIDGPKVISTIKASLQANK, from the coding sequence ATGAAGAAAATTTTCTGTTCCGGAACCTTGGTTGTGGCACTTTGGGCTCTGCTCGCCACCCCGACCTATTCCTCTGCTGCTGCCGTCACCTTGAAATACGCCAACTTCTTTCCGCCGACCCATGTGCAGAGCAAACTGGCCGAAGAATGGTGCAAGGCGGTTGAAGCAAAAACCGAAGGCCGCGTGAAAATCGAATACTATCCGGGCGGCAGCCTCCTGAAAGACAAACAGATCTATGACGGCGTGGCCGACGGCATCGCCGATATCGGTTTCTCCGTGGCCGCATATACCGCCGGCAGATTCCCGATAGTTTCCGCCTTTGACCTGCCCTTCGGATATCCATCGGGAGTCGTCGCCACCAAGGTCATTAACGATGCCTACAGCAAGCTCAACGCCAACGATTTCAAGGATACCAAACTGATGTATCTGCATGCCCACGGCCCGGGCCTGATCTGCACCAGAAATAAGGAAGTCAAAACTCTTGAAGACCTAAAGGGCCTGAGAATACGTTCGACCGGCATGAGTGCCGAAATGGTCAAGGCCCTTGGGGCCACCCCTGTCGCTATGGGCATGAGCGACTCCTACGAGAGCCTTGAGAAAGGCGTGGTCGACGGCAGTGCCCATCCAGTGGAATCCAACCTCGGCTGGAAGTTGGGAGAGGTAACCAAATATCTGATTCGCCACTATTCCTGCGCCTATACCACCACCTTCTTCGTTGCCATGAACAAGGACAAATGGGCGGCGATCGATGCCAAAGATCAGCAGGCCATTGAGGCCATCAACAAGGAATGGATCGTCAAACATGGTCAGGCCTGGGATGATAGCGACAAGGCCGGGGCCGAGGCCTTCCTGAAAAAGCCCGGCAATGCGGCTATTGACCTGGACGCGGGGGAATCCGAGCGCTGGGCGGCAGCCGTCGTTCCCGCTATTGATGCCTTTGCCGAAGGTCTCAGCAAGAAAGGCATCGACGGACCGAAGGTAATCAGCACCATCAAGGCATCACTGCAGGCAAACAAATAG
- the cheB gene encoding chemotaxis-specific protein-glutamate methyltransferase CheB, with amino-acid sequence MIKVLVVEDSPVARELLIHILRSDPGIEVIGSAKNGREAVEFVACHKPDLVTMDIYMPEMDGFEASRCIMENTPVPIVMVTASPDMQELDASFRAIETGALTILQKPQGPGHPNYTKHASTLISTVKLMSEIKVVKRWPRTGERLPQMPLNRGTTSPHHATPMEIVAIGASTGGPPVIEKILAALPHSFPLPILIVQHMAEGFVQGFAEWLGQTSTLPVQVPVHGSITRPGHVYLAPDGVQMRIDVGRRLSCQKEDPENGLRPAVSCLFRSVAEVFGKKAVGVLLTGMGRDGASELKLLRDKGAVTIAQNEETSAVYGMPGEAVKLDAARYILPADKIAALLTGIAIAGTKNQEATQRSL; translated from the coding sequence ATGATCAAGGTACTAGTCGTCGAAGACTCTCCGGTTGCCCGCGAGCTGCTCATCCATATTCTCCGTTCCGACCCGGGGATAGAGGTCATAGGCTCGGCCAAGAATGGCAGAGAGGCGGTGGAATTTGTCGCCTGCCACAAGCCGGATCTCGTTACCATGGATATCTACATGCCCGAGATGGACGGTTTCGAGGCCTCGCGATGCATTATGGAAAACACCCCCGTGCCAATAGTGATGGTGACGGCAAGCCCAGACATGCAGGAACTAGATGCCTCGTTTCGGGCCATAGAAACCGGGGCGCTGACAATCCTGCAGAAGCCGCAGGGGCCGGGGCATCCCAACTACACCAAGCACGCCAGCACCTTGATTTCCACGGTAAAACTGATGTCGGAGATCAAGGTGGTCAAACGCTGGCCCCGGACCGGGGAGAGGCTGCCGCAAATGCCCTTGAACCGCGGAACTACCTCTCCCCACCACGCCACCCCGATGGAGATCGTGGCGATCGGCGCCTCAACCGGCGGTCCGCCGGTCATCGAAAAGATCCTGGCGGCGCTGCCGCACAGTTTTCCCCTGCCCATTTTGATTGTCCAGCATATGGCCGAGGGTTTTGTCCAGGGATTTGCCGAATGGCTGGGCCAGACATCCACCCTGCCGGTGCAGGTGCCTGTGCATGGCAGCATCACCCGTCCTGGTCATGTCTATCTCGCTCCGGATGGCGTGCAGATGCGAATTGACGTGGGACGAAGGCTCAGTTGCCAGAAAGAAGACCCGGAAAATGGTCTTCGTCCCGCAGTTTCCTGCCTGTTTCGCTCAGTCGCGGAAGTATTTGGCAAAAAGGCAGTGGGCGTACTGCTCACCGGGATGGGCAGGGATGGGGCTTCGGAACTGAAGCTGTTGCGAGACAAGGGAGCGGTGACAATTGCGCAGAACGAAGAAACCTCGGCGGTCTACGGCATGCCGGGTGAAGCGGTGAAGCTGGACGCTGCCAGGTACATTCTGCCGGCCGACAAAATTGCAGCGCTATTGACAGGTATTGCCATAGCCGGAACAAAAAACCAAGAGGCTACACAAAGATCTTTATGA
- a CDS encoding response regulator — MNDTAQRTQLNILIVEDSKTQAEKLRYILEKRNFRVSTAANGREAMFSMRRQLPDIVVTDIVMPEMDGYELCKHIRADDKLRKVPVILITSLAEPTDVIKGLAAGASNFITKPFDETYIVSRIEHLIANAGLRNKPETVMNIKVSFSGKDYLINAQPLQILDLLLSTYENAYRQNRELLITQKKLTEANARLEEALASVKTLSGLIPICANCKKIRQDSGFWQQIEAYIGDHSNARFSHGICPDCAKTLYPDLFGKPETK, encoded by the coding sequence ATGAACGATACAGCACAGAGGACTCAGCTTAACATCCTCATTGTCGAAGACAGCAAGACCCAGGCCGAGAAATTGCGATATATCCTTGAAAAAAGGAATTTTCGGGTCTCCACTGCCGCCAATGGCCGGGAGGCAATGTTTTCCATGCGGAGACAGCTGCCGGACATCGTCGTCACCGACATCGTAATGCCGGAGATGGACGGATACGAACTCTGCAAACATATCAGGGCCGACGACAAGTTGCGGAAAGTACCGGTGATTCTCATCACCTCCCTCGCCGAACCGACGGATGTCATCAAAGGACTTGCGGCCGGCGCCAGCAACTTTATCACCAAACCCTTCGATGAAACCTATATCGTCTCACGCATCGAGCATCTTATCGCCAATGCCGGGCTGCGCAACAAACCGGAAACAGTGATGAACATCAAGGTGTCTTTCTCCGGAAAAGACTACCTCATCAACGCTCAGCCGCTACAGATCCTCGACCTGCTGTTGTCCACCTATGAAAATGCCTACCGGCAAAACCGGGAATTGCTGATCACCCAAAAAAAGCTGACAGAGGCCAATGCGCGGCTGGAGGAGGCCCTGGCAAGCGTCAAAACCTTGAGCGGCCTGATCCCGATCTGCGCCAACTGCAAGAAAATCCGCCAAGACAGTGGTTTCTGGCAACAGATCGAGGCATATATCGGCGACCACTCCAATGCCCGGTTCAGCCATGGTATCTGCCCGGATTGTGCGAAAACCCTATACCCCGACCTTTTTGGTAAACCCGAAACAAAATAA
- a CDS encoding methyl-accepting chemotaxis protein: MKIKMASIKFRLVAGGITLVLLPLVIISVLSTIKSSTALSEISKTQAKTIASDLALLTDSILSEEMKVAQVFAADEQIVDLLSQFKQSGAGGVSDKLAKMYVKLGKQFSPLGEGYQGIFVSDSEGNLLTGVLEGGKEYKGSNVADRGYFQAAKATGKTTIGDISRSKTTDKLISVICVPVKSQTNDFIGAVGLVLKVEFLTKLVSSRKIGQSGYGFMTDKNGIILAHPVPEHILSLDVKKLAGMEEFVKKLLNGEKGVESYNFKGVDKIAGYAPLTVTGWYIAATQDAEEILMAANSIRNLSLIVSLVAMALTIVIVAYAAGLIVKPLNRAIVSLKDIAEGEGDLTMRLDARSKDEVGELGFWFNTFIEKLQGIVKKIAGNSVLVDSSSNQLSAIAKELSSGAEDTSHRAANVATASEEMSANLNNVAAAMEQSSTNTNMVASAAEEMTSTINEIAENAERAKNISSQAVAQATSASEKMQELGKAAEKIGKVTETITEISEQTNLLALNATIEAARAGDAGKGFAVVANEIKDLAKQTAQATLDIKSQIDDVQRTTKSTVVEINQISEVISGVNDIVATIAAAVEEQSAATKEIANNISQASQGIQEVNENVSQSSAVAGQISQDIAQVNLAATGISGGSKQVQTSSEDLQRMAKELNAIVGSFKV, encoded by the coding sequence ATGAAAATCAAAATGGCATCGATCAAGTTCAGGCTTGTGGCGGGCGGCATCACCTTGGTTCTTCTTCCCCTCGTTATTATCAGCGTGCTGTCTACGATAAAATCCTCTACCGCCCTTTCGGAAATTTCAAAAACTCAAGCCAAAACAATCGCATCCGATCTAGCCCTTTTGACCGACAGCATCCTCAGTGAAGAAATGAAGGTGGCGCAGGTGTTTGCGGCCGACGAGCAGATAGTTGATTTGCTCAGTCAATTCAAGCAGAGTGGCGCCGGCGGGGTAAGCGACAAATTGGCGAAAATGTATGTAAAGCTGGGGAAGCAATTTTCTCCTTTGGGCGAAGGCTATCAAGGAATTTTTGTCAGCGATAGCGAAGGAAATCTGCTTACCGGGGTTTTGGAAGGAGGCAAGGAATATAAGGGCAGCAATGTTGCCGACCGTGGCTATTTCCAGGCTGCCAAGGCAACCGGCAAAACAACTATTGGTGATATCAGCCGGTCGAAGACCACGGACAAGTTGATTTCTGTCATCTGTGTTCCAGTAAAATCCCAGACAAACGACTTTATTGGCGCTGTCGGCCTGGTGCTGAAGGTGGAATTCCTCACGAAACTCGTCTCCAGCCGGAAGATCGGTCAATCCGGATATGGCTTCATGACCGATAAAAACGGTATTATCCTTGCTCATCCTGTCCCCGAACACATCCTGTCGCTCGACGTGAAAAAGCTTGCCGGCATGGAAGAGTTTGTCAAAAAGCTGCTGAATGGTGAAAAAGGCGTTGAATCCTACAATTTCAAGGGTGTCGACAAGATTGCCGGTTACGCCCCGTTGACCGTTACCGGCTGGTATATTGCTGCAACCCAGGATGCCGAGGAGATCCTGATGGCAGCAAACTCTATTCGCAATCTCAGCTTGATAGTATCCCTGGTGGCCATGGCGCTGACCATCGTCATCGTTGCCTATGCCGCCGGTCTCATTGTTAAACCGCTGAACAGGGCCATTGTCAGCCTCAAGGATATTGCCGAAGGTGAGGGGGATTTGACGATGCGGCTTGATGCCCGGTCAAAGGATGAAGTCGGCGAACTTGGTTTCTGGTTCAACACCTTTATCGAAAAACTCCAGGGGATTGTCAAAAAGATTGCCGGCAACTCGGTGCTGGTGGACAGCTCGTCCAACCAGCTCTCGGCGATAGCCAAAGAGTTGTCCTCCGGCGCGGAAGACACCTCGCATCGGGCGGCCAATGTCGCGACCGCCTCGGAGGAGATGAGTGCCAATCTGAACAACGTCGCCGCCGCCATGGAACAGTCTTCGACCAATACCAATATGGTGGCCTCGGCGGCTGAGGAAATGACCTCAACGATCAATGAGATTGCCGAGAATGCCGAGAGGGCAAAAAATATTTCAAGTCAGGCGGTTGCGCAGGCAACCAGCGCCTCGGAAAAAATGCAGGAACTCGGCAAGGCAGCCGAAAAAATCGGCAAGGTTACCGAAACGATAACCGAGATATCCGAGCAGACCAACCTCCTGGCCCTCAATGCGACGATCGAGGCCGCCCGTGCTGGCGACGCGGGCAAGGGCTTTGCCGTTGTTGCCAATGAAATTAAGGATCTCGCCAAGCAGACTGCCCAGGCCACCCTGGATATTAAGAGTCAGATCGACGATGTGCAGCGGACGACAAAATCCACCGTCGTTGAGATCAACCAGATCTCCGAGGTAATCAGCGGGGTCAATGATATCGTGGCGACGATTGCCGCGGCGGTTGAAGAGCAGTCCGCGGCAACCAAGGAGATTGCCAATAATATTTCCCAGGCGAGTCAAGGCATCCAGGAGGTCAATGAAAATGTCAGCCAGAGTTCGGCGGTGGCCGGGCAAATTTCCCAGGACATTGCCCAGGTAAATCTGGCCGCAACGGGAATTTCCGGTGGCAGCAAGCAGGTCCAGACCAGCTCGGAGGATCTGCAGCGTATGGCCAAGGAGCTGAATGCCATTGTCGGCAGTTTTAAGGTCTGA